The following coding sequences lie in one Rutidosis leptorrhynchoides isolate AG116_Rl617_1_P2 chromosome 4, CSIRO_AGI_Rlap_v1, whole genome shotgun sequence genomic window:
- the LOC139844982 gene encoding uncharacterized protein isoform X2: MDSTDIKGIAWVGNIYQKFEAMCMEVEEAMCQDFLPPSSKDLTRVANAELSLNPYLEFGIHKKSISSIKEDAIDPVRIKGISEDKSKSSNDVWEDWSTASFDWEISDKDEANCDRMANEALKSKPKGEQELKMCNQIVNTSHGSPAPSTAVSTKSSLKVVKRPRRIPTSNITIAERTDKSESRGPVSQMGSQATSETSNCLSINGDATHIDPCENNRCVSSSQTDSHISSSTQSGESVIEEAFRSHTGSSADCAPDIIGDNNPSVRMMELIGHDSEESGFEETCVLVDNSDYCLDNHNKEIKRSYKKKIRNVFSLKKNSARKQEYKQVAVQYGNAEPNIQGKTSVPLATATSENIKAKNLSTLDSLDSEWELL; the protein is encoded by the exons ATGGATTCCACGGATATTAAAGGTATTGCTTGGGTTGGTAATATATACCAGAAGTTCGAAGCGATGTGTATGGAGGTTGAAGAAGCTATGTGTCAG GATTTTCTTCCTCCATCTTCAAAAGATCTCACCCGAGTTGCCAATGCTGAGTTATCGCTGAACCCTTATCTCGAGTTCGGAATACACAAGAAGTCAATATCAAGCATTAAAGAAGATGCTATTGATCCTGTGCGTATCAAGGGTATTTCTGAGGATAAATCAAAATCTAGCAATGATGTATGGGAAGACTGGTCTACAGCATCGTTTGATTGGGAAATAAGCGATAAAGATGAAGCAAATTGTGACCGGATGGCAAATGAAGCTTTAAAATCAAAGCCAAAAGGAGAGCAGGAACTGAAAATGTGTAATCAGATTGTTAATACTTCACATGGTTCACCTGCACCTAGCACGGCTGTATCTACTAAGTCCAGTTTAAAGGTGGTGAAACGTCCCAGACGTATACCGACTAGTAATATCACAATAGCCGAACGTACAG ATAAAAGTGAAAGTAGAGGGCCGGTTTCTCAGATGGGTTCACAAGCTACTTCTGAGACGTCTAATTGTCTGTCCATTAATGGAGATGCAACTCACATAG ATCCGTGTGAAAATAACAGGTGTGTGTCATCTTCACAAACAGATTCACACATTAGTTCTAGTACTCAATCTGGTGAGTCTGTTATTGAAGAGGCCTTTCGATCCCATACAG GAAGTTCAGCAGACTGTGCTCCAGATATAATAGGGGATAACAATCCTAGTGTACGAATGATGGAACTTATTGGACATGATTCTGAAGAATCAGGATTTGAAGAAACGTGTGTTTTAGTGGATAATAGTGATTATTGTCTCGACAACCATAACAAAGAAATAAAGCGATCATACAAA AAGAAGATCAGGAACGTCTTTTCTTTGAAAAAGAATTCTGCTAGGAAGCAGGAGTACAAACAAGTTGCAGTACAATATGGCAATGCAGAACCAAACATACAAGGTAAAACATCTGTTCCACTTGCAACCGCCACTTCAGAAAACATAAAAGCAAAGAACTTATCGACTCTTGATTCGTTAGACTCAGAGTGGGAACTTCTCTAG
- the LOC139844981 gene encoding uncharacterized protein At1g03900-like, whose product MDEQQNQKQLNQDTEDIEAAELILFQVSECYVYLIPPRKTAASYRADEWDINKWAWEGTMKVVSKGEECIIRLEDKTTGELYARAFLRDGEPHPVEPVIDSSRYFVLRVEENIGGRLRHAFIGIGFRERPQAYDFQAALHDHMKYLNKKKTAEEMEQQFQHTSSVDYSLKDGETIVLQLKNKSGRSVRSKFFEQGLNNVPDQKEKGKEVAITSIPPPPPPSPLSPPVGAVKTSVESPSKLSLDGSPKEMSLTPVDKQPNEPQSVEQQTAQDVVLDDDFGDFQAA is encoded by the exons ATGGACGAACAACAAAATCAGAAACAATTAAATCAGGACACCGAAGACATTGAAGCGGCTGAGCTGATTTTGTTTCAAGTCTCTGAATGCTACGTTTATTTG ATACCTCCGAGGAAGACTGCAGCTTCCTACAG GGCTGATGAATGGGATATAAACAAATGGGCTTGGGAGGGGACAATGAAAGTGGTAAGTAAGGGAGAAGAATGTATAATCAGACTAGAAGATAAGACAACAG GAGAACTCTATGCTCGGGCATTTTTAAGAGATGGAGAGCCTCATCCTGTGGAGCCTGTAATTGATAGCAGCCG ATATTTTGTCCTACGTGTAGAAGAGAACATTG GTGGCCGTCTTCGCCATGCTTTTATCGGTATAGGATTTAGAGAAAGACCTCAAGCTTATGATTTCCAAGCAGCTCTTCATGATCATATGAA GTATCTTAATAAGAAGAAAACTGCTGAAGAAATGGAACAACAGTTCCAGCACACTTCTTCAGTCGATTACAGTTTAAAAGATGGAGAAACCATAGTGCTTCAACTAAAGAAT AAAAGTGGTCGAAGCGTGAGGTCCAAGTTTTTTGAGCAAGGACTAAATAACGTCCCAGATCAAAAAGAAAAGGGTAAGGAGGTTGCAATTACGAGTATACCCCCACCCCCACCTCCGTCTCCACTTTCACCGCCAGTTGGTGCTGTGAAGACCTCTGTAGAATCACCCTCAAAGCTCTCTCTTGATGGAAGTCCAAAAGAAATGTCGTTGACCCCTGTTGACAAGCAACCAAACGAACCCCAATCTGTTGAACAACAGACTGCTCAAGATGTTGTACTGGATGATGATTTTGGGGATTTTCAAGCAGCTTAG
- the LOC139844982 gene encoding uncharacterized protein isoform X1: MDSTDIKGIAWVGNIYQKFEAMCMEVEEAMCQETAKYVENQVQTVGASMKRFCSDVMQDFLPPSSKDLTRVANAELSLNPYLEFGIHKKSISSIKEDAIDPVRIKGISEDKSKSSNDVWEDWSTASFDWEISDKDEANCDRMANEALKSKPKGEQELKMCNQIVNTSHGSPAPSTAVSTKSSLKVVKRPRRIPTSNITIAERTDKSESRGPVSQMGSQATSETSNCLSINGDATHIDPCENNRCVSSSQTDSHISSSTQSGESVIEEAFRSHTGSSADCAPDIIGDNNPSVRMMELIGHDSEESGFEETCVLVDNSDYCLDNHNKEIKRSYKKKIRNVFSLKKNSARKQEYKQVAVQYGNAEPNIQGKTSVPLATATSENIKAKNLSTLDSLDSEWELL, translated from the exons ATGGATTCCACGGATATTAAAGGTATTGCTTGGGTTGGTAATATATACCAGAAGTTCGAAGCGATGTGTATGGAGGTTGAAGAAGCTATGTGTCAG GAAACAGCTAAATATGTTGAAAATCAAGTCCAGACAGTCGGTGCAAGTATGAAAAGGTTCTGTTCTGATGTGATGCAGGATTTTCTTCCTCCATCTTCAAAAGATCTCACCCGAGTTGCCAATGCTGAGTTATCGCTGAACCCTTATCTCGAGTTCGGAATACACAAGAAGTCAATATCAAGCATTAAAGAAGATGCTATTGATCCTGTGCGTATCAAGGGTATTTCTGAGGATAAATCAAAATCTAGCAATGATGTATGGGAAGACTGGTCTACAGCATCGTTTGATTGGGAAATAAGCGATAAAGATGAAGCAAATTGTGACCGGATGGCAAATGAAGCTTTAAAATCAAAGCCAAAAGGAGAGCAGGAACTGAAAATGTGTAATCAGATTGTTAATACTTCACATGGTTCACCTGCACCTAGCACGGCTGTATCTACTAAGTCCAGTTTAAAGGTGGTGAAACGTCCCAGACGTATACCGACTAGTAATATCACAATAGCCGAACGTACAG ATAAAAGTGAAAGTAGAGGGCCGGTTTCTCAGATGGGTTCACAAGCTACTTCTGAGACGTCTAATTGTCTGTCCATTAATGGAGATGCAACTCACATAG ATCCGTGTGAAAATAACAGGTGTGTGTCATCTTCACAAACAGATTCACACATTAGTTCTAGTACTCAATCTGGTGAGTCTGTTATTGAAGAGGCCTTTCGATCCCATACAG GAAGTTCAGCAGACTGTGCTCCAGATATAATAGGGGATAACAATCCTAGTGTACGAATGATGGAACTTATTGGACATGATTCTGAAGAATCAGGATTTGAAGAAACGTGTGTTTTAGTGGATAATAGTGATTATTGTCTCGACAACCATAACAAAGAAATAAAGCGATCATACAAA AAGAAGATCAGGAACGTCTTTTCTTTGAAAAAGAATTCTGCTAGGAAGCAGGAGTACAAACAAGTTGCAGTACAATATGGCAATGCAGAACCAAACATACAAGGTAAAACATCTGTTCCACTTGCAACCGCCACTTCAGAAAACATAAAAGCAAAGAACTTATCGACTCTTGATTCGTTAGACTCAGAGTGGGAACTTCTCTAG